In the genome of Marispirochaeta sp., one region contains:
- a CDS encoding NAD(P)/FAD-dependent oxidoreductase, with product MLRIAVIGGGPAGLFAAIRAAKRGARVSIIEKMKSPGRKLLISGSGQCNLSHAGEIEYFLSRYGEAGRFLRPALFHFSPRDLLRFFEDRGVSFETEEGGKIFPKSRRARDILQVLLREIEGLNVQLLTASPVSSVGHGPDGFTLTTSMQQTGSWDRVIIAAGGASYPATGSDGSGFSLAAQLGHSIVEPRPALTDVAICSFRMKELAGISIKGCCVLHFRGDKLLARLSGDLLITHTGFSGPVIMDASRNIRCGDTLVPDFGGLGSGTADALRCFAEKNGKKQIKSVSRLLACPEALLEQLLSTAGIEGGIRLGELSREKRRHLAETIAGSRYTVASTGDFRDARVTAGGVDRREINPKNMESRILPGLFFAGEVMDIDGDTGGFNLQAAFSTGALAGDNSDLKDQ from the coding sequence ATGTTGCGGATCGCTGTAATCGGTGGCGGACCGGCAGGTCTGTTCGCTGCCATCAGGGCGGCAAAGCGGGGCGCCCGGGTCAGCATCATCGAAAAAATGAAAAGCCCGGGAAGAAAGCTGCTTATCAGCGGTTCCGGTCAGTGTAATCTAAGCCATGCAGGAGAGATCGAATATTTTCTTTCCCGTTACGGAGAGGCCGGCCGTTTCCTGCGTCCCGCCCTCTTCCATTTCAGCCCCCGGGACCTTTTAAGATTCTTCGAAGACAGGGGTGTGAGCTTCGAGACCGAAGAGGGGGGCAAGATATTCCCCAAAAGCCGCCGTGCCCGGGACATTCTTCAGGTACTTCTGCGGGAAATCGAAGGCTTAAATGTTCAGCTTCTGACCGCTTCGCCGGTCAGCTCCGTCGGACATGGCCCCGACGGGTTCACGCTTACCACCAGCATGCAGCAAACAGGCAGCTGGGACCGGGTCATCATTGCCGCCGGAGGTGCCTCGTATCCCGCAACCGGCTCCGATGGTTCGGGCTTCAGTCTGGCAGCACAGCTTGGACACAGTATTGTAGAACCCCGCCCTGCCCTGACTGATGTTGCTATCTGCAGCTTCCGCATGAAAGAATTGGCAGGGATATCCATCAAAGGCTGCTGTGTACTCCACTTCAGGGGCGATAAGCTCCTTGCTCGTCTTTCAGGAGATCTGTTGATCACCCATACCGGCTTCTCCGGACCGGTGATCATGGATGCCTCAAGGAATATCCGCTGCGGCGACACCCTTGTCCCTGATTTCGGCGGCCTTGGGTCAGGAACAGCCGATGCCTTGCGCTGCTTCGCAGAGAAGAATGGTAAAAAGCAGATAAAGTCCGTATCCCGACTGCTGGCCTGCCCCGAAGCCCTGCTGGAACAACTGCTTTCAACAGCAGGAATTGAAGGAGGTATCCGTCTGGGTGAACTCTCCAGAGAGAAGCGGCGGCATCTGGCAGAAACCATCGCCGGAAGCCGCTACACCGTCGCCAGTACCGGGGATTTCCGCGACGCCAGAGTGACTGCCGGCGGAGTGGACCGACGGGAGATCAACCCAAAAAACATGGAGAGCAGGATTCTGCCCGGCCTCTTCTTTGCGGGGGAAGTCATGGATATCGACGGGGATACCGGCGGTTTTAACCTGCAGGCTGCCTTCTCTACCGGGGCCCTGGCCGGTGACAACAGCGACCTAAAAGACCAATAA
- a CDS encoding flavocytochrome c, producing MRNFRIGTTILAVVLIAFLASCGGAVYEAGTYTGEGKGHGGTIRLEVSVDKKSITDITIIDNPESDFSLPAINKLIDTAIEKNSGDIDSISGATETSAGVIAAIQSALAKAQTGEAVPQASQKESTGAQDISVDIAVIGSGGAGLSAAIEAKNAGAQVIIIEKLSVAGGNTNYATGGLNAAETRFQEEQGIEDSAELFFEDTMKGGKNINNPELVKVLTSRSNETVDWLTDLGADLSDVGRLGGASVNRTHRPKGGKAVGAHVTGTLQKVAEAAGVEIRLDNKAVALIHKSSTVTGVEVESPEGRYTITAKAVILATGGFGASQEKIVQYKPELKGFGTTNHPGATGDALDLVKGLNVALVDIEQIQTHPTVVPVRNTMITEAVRGNGAILVNRDAERFVSELETRDVVSDAELAQEGETAFLLFDQGVRDSLAAIEKYANSGLLTEGSSLEELATAMDMDAAVLEETVAAYNSYVAAGTDPDYGRANMPRQLTTAPYYMVEVGPAVHHTMGGIKIDTEARVIDKDGTPVPGLYAAGEVTGGVHGANRLGGNAMADITTFGRIAGLSAAQGK from the coding sequence ATGAGAAACTTTCGCATTGGTACGACTATTCTCGCTGTTGTTCTGATCGCGTTTCTTGCATCCTGCGGCGGCGCCGTCTACGAGGCTGGTACCTATACAGGCGAAGGCAAGGGACATGGCGGAACCATTCGTCTTGAGGTTTCGGTGGACAAAAAGTCCATTACCGATATCACCATCATAGATAATCCGGAATCGGATTTCAGCCTGCCGGCAATCAACAAACTGATCGATACCGCGATTGAAAAAAACAGCGGCGATATAGACAGCATAAGCGGAGCCACTGAAACCTCTGCCGGAGTGATTGCCGCTATTCAGTCAGCCCTGGCCAAGGCACAGACCGGAGAAGCAGTGCCCCAGGCGTCACAGAAAGAGAGTACTGGCGCCCAGGATATCAGCGTTGATATAGCTGTAATCGGTTCCGGCGGTGCAGGGCTTTCCGCAGCCATCGAGGCCAAAAACGCCGGTGCCCAGGTTATCATCATAGAAAAGCTGTCCGTAGCAGGGGGAAATACTAATTACGCTACCGGCGGCCTGAATGCGGCAGAGACACGCTTTCAGGAAGAGCAGGGCATTGAGGATTCGGCGGAACTTTTCTTTGAAGACACCATGAAGGGCGGCAAGAACATCAACAATCCCGAACTCGTAAAGGTCCTGACTTCCCGCTCAAACGAGACAGTCGACTGGCTTACTGACCTGGGGGCAGATTTAAGCGATGTCGGACGCCTGGGAGGTGCCTCGGTTAACCGTACCCACCGCCCGAAGGGCGGTAAAGCAGTGGGAGCCCATGTAACAGGTACCCTGCAGAAAGTTGCCGAAGCAGCGGGTGTCGAAATCCGGCTGGATAACAAGGCCGTTGCCCTGATACACAAAAGCAGTACTGTTACCGGTGTAGAAGTTGAATCTCCGGAAGGCAGATACACCATTACTGCCAAAGCTGTCATCCTTGCCACCGGCGGTTTCGGAGCCAGCCAGGAAAAGATTGTCCAGTACAAACCTGAGCTCAAGGGCTTCGGTACCACCAACCATCCCGGAGCCACAGGGGATGCCCTGGACCTTGTTAAAGGGCTGAATGTCGCCCTGGTCGACATTGAACAGATCCAGACCCACCCCACGGTTGTGCCGGTCAGGAATACCATGATTACCGAAGCTGTCCGCGGAAACGGTGCCATTCTGGTCAACCGGGATGCCGAACGTTTTGTATCGGAACTTGAAACCCGGGATGTTGTTTCCGACGCGGAACTGGCCCAGGAAGGAGAAACGGCATTCCTGTTATTCGATCAGGGTGTCCGTGACTCCCTGGCTGCAATAGAAAAATACGCTAACAGCGGGCTGCTGACCGAAGGATCAAGTCTGGAGGAACTGGCAACAGCAATGGATATGGACGCTGCCGTCCTGGAAGAGACTGTAGCTGCCTATAACTCCTATGTCGCCGCGGGCACGGACCCTGATTATGGCAGAGCCAACATGCCCCGGCAGCTGACAACGGCCCCCTACTACATGGTCGAGGTAGGTCCTGCGGTTCACCACACCATGGGTGGTATAAAGATCGATACCGAGGCACGGGTAATAGATAAGGACGGAACCCCCGTTCCCGGCCTGTACGCCGCCGGCGAGGTTACCGGAGGAGTCCATGGTGCCAACCGTCTCGGCGGTAATGCCATGGCAGACATAACCACCTTCGGGCGCATTGCGGGTCTCAGCGCTGCACAGGGTAAATAA